ctctcttcatttttactctgtagattacgagctaaaaattgttgaaatcggatgatattgatacttgtaaatatattagatcggaacaagaaaataaaagagaaacataaaatattgctaaatgACTAATTTGTtttcgatgatattaatactcgtgaatatatttgATATGAGCAAGAAAGAATTGAACGAAAAatacatcaaaaacaacaacaacaatcatcaTAAGTTATACAAAAAAAGtggacaatatttgaaaattttgaaggttccggatcaaacttacattactattagtgttgttgtaatatttaaatttgtgtaatagttatgtcttcatgtaaattttttttttaaaaaaactgttaagtttcttttgtatattattgttgactaaatctagtttaaaatattttaaatcttattttaatcttttatttaattttatgtgtaaaatttaaaatctgtaaaaaatatatatatatatttatgagatatatttttttaaagattaaaaaaataaatgaaaaaatatttatgaatcataaaagtGATGTGTGATTGTAGGGACCaaaatggaaataaaaataCGAAACTTCAAACTTGTTTAAGGGAGTATGGATGATATTGACATCATGTGTTCGGCGTTTCTCTAGAGTGGATCCCCAAATGATACGTCTAAGGCAAAAGTGGCTTAGAAGGAGGTATGCAGGCCGATGCAGTCCGATGCAGGAGGGAGGATTGGGGGTAAGAAGCATAGCAGAAGTAAGTTTGGTTTTCTCGCTCAAGCTGATATGGCGTCTGTTTAGTGAGTCACACTCCCATTGGGTAAGCTGGGTGAAACAATACATCCTCCGCAGAGAATCCTTTTGGGATGTTAGAGACACGGTTCTGGGTTCATGGGTTTGGCGGAAAGTTTTGAAGTTGCGTACATTAGTGAAACAGTTCGTGAGGATGGAGGTTCATAATGGACAAAAATGTCAGGTTCTGGACAGACATATGGTACCCTCTAGGCAGACTAATTGAGATCGTTGGTAAGGTTGGGACACTAAATCTTGGTGTGACTAGAACAGCTCTGATTTGTGATGTAAGGAATGAAACAGGTTGGGTCTTTCGTAGATGCGGCGACAGACAGATGCGTGAGCTCGTAAATTTGGTTGAAACTTATTGGATGGAAGAGAATACTCACTTACGGGATGTTGTTTATGGCGAAAGAATGAGACTGAATTTTGCAAGCATTTCTCTACTACTAACACATGGCAGAGGATCAGAACCCATGGACCTAGTAAAGAGTGGAGAAAAGTGATTTGGTTCATGTTTGGAGTGCCGCGGTTCGCCTTTATAACATGGCTGGCAATAAGAAATAGGTTGTCCACTGGAGAACGTATGCGATCATGGGGTCAGGTGCAAGGCTGTATCTTCTGTGGAGAGCCAAATGAGACGAGAGACCACTTGTTCTTTGCCTGTCCTTATACTTACATGCTTTGGATCGAAGTGGTAGGTACTTTGCTGGGGAGACCGCCTGACCCTGACTGGGAAAACACGCTTCAACACCTCATAATTCATGGATTTTGAGAACTTGAGTACATTCTAGTGAGGTTGGTCTTTCAAACTACAGTCTACATGATATGGAGGGAGAGGAATGATAGAAGGCATTTAAAGAAACCAAGACAGTCAGGCCAATTGGTAAAGATTATTGATAAGACAGTGAAGAATCGAATTACGGCTACAGGTTATACGAAGAAGCCACGCTTAAGGGGTTTAATGCAAGCATGGTTTCGAGCACATATGCAGGGAAGATCTCTTAGTTTTCATTTAAAAAGTTTCTTTGTACATAAACATTCTTATAGCTgatgattaataaatttaacatttcatcaaaaaaaaaattcaaatttaaagttttgaagttcctttttggagaacaaaaaacttcatatttgaagttataaagtGTTTTTTGGAGATGTTCTAAATGAAAATGATGGGCACATATTTTTCTCAAATTATACAATAGTTTTTCCAGCATATACTCAAATGTagggagtttgttttaaaataaaattggtaATTCTTTTCTggcaattaattttaaaatttgtaggCAATTTCTATAAGAACTTTTCATAAGGACACGAAAGGCTGCAGTGCACTGTGCAgagtataattttttatacaCCTATTCAACATTACAgctatttcaaaataaaaacttataggttgatattttgtaaaatattacatatttttgcCAAAAAGTAAAATAGCATATATttactatttgttttttttttagttagtttTCATTGCAAATAATTTTTGAGAGtgtatatgatacttttaatgaaaatgatagCCGAGACTCtttccaataaaatttaataaattaggCTTTTCCAGCATATACGCAAAGACAGAGCAtctgtttaaaaataaattggtaATACTCTTCTGgcaattaatttctaaatttgtcaGTAATTATTCTTGTCCAGACCATAATAAATATTCGCCTCCATCCAATCCCTCGTCGTCGTTTCCATCACGCGCTAAGATAACTAATGCCCGACACACAGTTTAATTCGTTACAGCCACGCCGGCACGCTTTTCTTTAGCGAAAACGGCAAACAACCTGAAAAAGAAAGCTTGGAAACAACAAAAGGTTCATCGAAATACAAATATCTCTTCCCATCCTTTTTCGCTTTTGCTCATTTCCCAGAAACTTTGCTTCGTGTGCGATCGCGAGACGAAGaagaattagggtttatatcaTCCGTACACCATTGATCCTTCATCTAGAGTCTATTCCTATTCGAGCTTCTTAAGGTCTTtgctttatctctctctctctgtgcaTGGTTTCGTTGCTCCCGTCTATAACAGCCATGGCCTGTTCGATTTCCTCTTGCTTCtagggtttagtgattttgtgcatttgtttgttttagaaGACGATTGTTCTCAGCTTCGTGTTAGTTCGTCGCTATTGTGTTTGCTTACGACCTTCTCTTGTTTTTGATTATTCGATTTTTAGCTGAATCGATCTGCATTTTTCAGTATAGGGATGTGATGACTGTTTCTTGTTTGGTACATGCACATATGCAACTTGTTTCTAACTTAAATTGATTACGATCTTCTCCAGGGCTTTGATCTACTCTAAATCGAAGAAGACGAAGCTGGAGGTTTGAAAATCAGTTGTAGGTTGTAATTTGCGAGTATGAGTTCATCATGGGCTGATGTTTCCGAAGCGGAGAGAGCACCATCTGGTTGGGGTTACGGGAACTCTCGTCCCTCGCGAACCAACTACGTGCCTCCGCATCTTAGGGGCCGTGGACCTTCACCTGGTAGTGATCGTGGGGGATATGGTGGTGGTTATGGTGGTCGAGGAGGCCAAGGTTATGGTGGTCGAGGAGGCGGAGGCGGAGGCTATGTTGGtagaggaggaggtggaggtggtggtTGGAATAACAGGAGTGGAGGTTGGGACCGTAGGGATACTGAAACTAACCCGTTTGGTAATGATAGGAATGTAGAGCCGGTTGCTGACGAGCAGGAGAACACAGGCATTAACTTTGAGGCCTATGAAGATATCCCCATCGAGACAAGTGGGGATAATGTGCCGCCTCCTGTTAATACCTTTGCTGAGATAGACCTTGGAGAGGCTCTGAATCTTAATATCCAGAGGTGCAAGTACGTGAAGCCGACCCCTGTGCAGCGTAATGCGATTCCCATCTTGGCTGCTGGGAGGGATTTGATGGCTTGTGCTCAGACGGGGTCTGGGAAGACAGCTGCGTTTTGTTTTCCTATTATTAGTGGGATTATGAAGGAGCAGCAGCGTGTAGAGAGACCACGTGGAGTTCGGGGAGTGTATCCTCTTGCTGTCATTCTCTCACCAACTAGGGAGTTGGCATGTCAGGTCTGAAATCATTGCTCTGATATCGATCTTTATTCTTCGTACATTCCAATgaagatttcataaaaaaactgTCTCTTGTATGATTCTTTTGGCAGATACATGATGAAGCCAGAAAGTTCTCCTATCAAACTGGTGTGAAAGTTGTGGTTGCTTATGGAGGAACACCAGTCAACCAACAGGTTTCTGTTACTGTTTGATGACCTCTGCCATTTTCACGTCTTATACACTTAGTGTGTGAAAGAAAGAGAGATTTTTGTGTGCTTTTCCAGGCTGTTACTGTTTAAGCTCTTAGTTTGGTTGATGACATGTACTGGCTAGGCTTTGCTCTGTATTATACCAGAATTCCTCCTGTATACGATAATTAAACTATTGTATCCTTCAAATGAAGAGCTTTAGGAGTCAGCTACATATTTCGTGATAGTAAGTCTGATGTTCTTGCTTATCTCTTTTTGTTTTGCTGTCCAACAGATCCGGGAGCTTGAAAGAGGAGTTGATATTCTTGTTGCAACTCCTGGGAGATTAAATGATTTGCTTGAGAGAGGTAGAGTCTCACTACAGATGGTAAAACACCTAGCACTTGATGAGGCGGATAGGATGCTGGACATGGGGTTTGAACCGCAAATCAGGAAGATCGTTCAGCAGATGGATATGCCTCCTCCTGGTGTCCGGCAGACAATGCTGTTCAGTGCTACCTTTCCTAGGGAGATACAGGTTTGTGGAACTCTTTCACATGTCATTTTCTGTGTTTTCTCCTTACCGGTGAAGAGATTCAGCTAATTCTTTCTTGTATTTTCACTGTTATGCTCTGCTTTATTTGCGATTATCAGTACATTTTTTTCTGAGAATAACTTTTCACTTCGTTGACTTATAacttttgttgttttagttaAGACTTGCAATAAGTCTGGCTCTTAAAACCTCAAGATAGAAGTTACGTACTGTGCAGGAAATGCTCTTCCCAATTCTATATGTGCttaactttgttttatttttgtgtgcAGAGACTTGCATCtgattttctttcaaattacaTATTTCTGGCTGTTGGAAGAGTGGGTTCAAGTACGGATTTAATAGTCCAAAGAGTAGAGTTTGTCCACGATTCTGACAAAAGAAGCCATTTAATGGACCTTCTTCATGCTCAGAGGGAGAATGGTAACCAAGGAAAGGTAATGCAAACCAATATAGTTGGTTTCTTGGTTCAAACTTAACATAGTTAATACTAGTTCTCCTTTCATTGCCGCTTTGTTCTATATGATGCATTCCGGTGCAAGAGCACCTTGACGTTCcggttaattttattttacagcAAGCTTTGACTCTTGTATTTGTGGAGACAAAGAAGGGAGCTGACTCGTTGGAGAATTGGTTGTGCATGAACGGATTCCCAGCAACGACCATCCACGGTGATAGGTCACAACAGGTTAGTGAGTTGTTCATATCAGAAAATGTATAGTACAGTGCAACCAAACCTGATACCATATCGTGTTATTATGCATACAAGGAAAGAGAAATGGCACTGAGATCATTCAAGACTGGGCGGACACCTATTTTGGTTGCAACTGATGTGGCAGCACGTGGTCTTGACATTCCACACGTGGCCCATGTGGTTAACTTTGATCTACCAAACGATATCGATGACTATGTCCACCGTATCGGACGAACAGGACGTGCAGGCAATTCAGGACTAGCAACTGCTTTCTTCAATGATAACAACACATCAATGGCCAAGCCACTCGCTGAGCTAATGCAGGAAGCAAACCAGGAGGTCCCTGACTGGCTGAGTCGGTATGCATCTCGTGCTTCATTTGGAGGTGGTAAGAACCGACGATCTGGTGGGCGGTTTGGTGGCCGTGACTTCAGGAGAGAATCTTTTGGCCAAGGCGGAGGCGGAGGCGGTGGCTactatggtggtggtggaggaggataTGGTGCCGTTCCCGGTGGTGGATATGGAGCAATGCCTGGTGGATATGGAAACGTACCAGGTGGTGGATATGGAGCCGTTCCTGGTGGTTATGTACCATACGGCAGAGGCGGTGGTGCTTACTACGGTGGAGGATATGGAACCGTTCCTAACCAAGGCTACGGCCCTGGAGTGGCCAGTGCTTGGGACTAACCTGTTGACTCCAGTTCTTCAACAAAACAATTAGTCCTCTCTCTTATCTCTATTGTTTTACTAATAGAGTGCATCGTATGTGTATGTTTGCTCTCTAAATGGTTATTTATGTAGACACGAGTGAGTCTTCACTTGTGCATGTGAAAGAAGCGAAACAAAAACTCCTAGTCGACTATTATTTTTCACGAGTTCTCTATAGTCCTTACAAAGCATTATGTTTAATCATAAACCataacttttattaaaaatggaAGGATATATAAAAGCAACACAGGTCATTACAAACAATGACCCAACTTAAGAAAGTGAACTGCTTTTACTTTGGACCAGAACAACTTCAGACCTTTGTGTCCTCTCTATTACATACTTTGGTAGAGGTTTTGTCTAAAGAGTTCCTGTCATAATCCTATTTTAAAACCggaaaccaaaagaaaaaaaaaactatcaaagtGGTGGTGGTTAGCGTCTGGTTCTAGGCATGCATCGAAACTCAGCCAAGAGTGCAATGTGATTAGAAGACCATTCAGGGGAAGGAAGAGCTGTGTCTTTTCTTAATCCATCTTCATCCAGCAAGTCCAATAAAGACTCCACCATTAACGTATCCGCTGAAAACCAAAATAGCAAGATCTTCCAGCTTAGTTAACTTGTTACCTTTCACATGTAGGACAGGGTGAGTTAAGAAGTGGTGATAcctgtataaaatatatagtcaTGAGTGCCGATGAAGTCCCTTGTACAATTGGTAAACAAAGGCTCGTTTGTATTAAGATCCATTCTCCTCCTGTGTTGTTCCAGTCCAAGACCCGTTCCCGGTCTCACAAAAGATGAGTAGGCACTCACCTGAAACAACTTTTCTTATCAAAGATCCACAAGAGAGGTAACATAAACGGTGAACAgaaggaaaaaacaaaaatgttaccAGAGGCAATTGATGAGTCAGTTTGGTTTGAGGACGCAAGATTCCAAGGGGATCAACCAATAGATCTGGGTGTAGTGGATCAACCTTTCCCATTACAAGAAGTGTATGAGGTGCACTGCAATAAATAACAAATTCCAAAAAAACAGATCTTTTTAGCTTTTCTACACCAATAATCATTAAAGAGCATATCGAATTTGATAAATTAGGTCAAAAGAATTTAACAAAAAACCTTCCGGGAAGGGTGTTGAAGTCTCCACATACAAGCATAGGAATATCCGCACTAGCAGCTATCTTCTCCAGCCCCTTTAATAAGGTATGAACCTGAACTCAAAAGAATACACACAGATACTGAGGTGTGAATACTAATCCTCTTGAGTTCAATGAAATTTCGACTTCCTCAGGATAGAGAGATACACATACCTGCCAGAGCTTCACGTCCTTCAGTTCTTGTTGTACATTTACATGTGTGTTTGCCTACAGCAGCCAAAACTGAGATAATTACACAGCTTTCACGCAGAGAGCAGGAACAGAAACAAACaagtgaatgggaagaagaagaaaactttaCCACACAGATAAGCTGGCGCTTCCCTGAAGAATCAACAGGTTGATTACCAAATTTTGCTTCAAGAACAACTATTAACGCAATGTTATCCTAAGACATGACATGACGATAACGGGAATAAGTGATGGTGTGATGTAAAACAACAACTCTCTAAGTATCAGCTGCGACTTATAGCATCTCAAAAGTACCTTAACAAGTCGGTTTAAAGCAGTTCTCTTCTGCGTAGGAGGGATTATAGCCTCAGTCAAAGACTGAGCAGCCTTATTGAATTCAACCTGGATTAACAACAGTCCCGTGAATCAGCAAGAGGACCTAAACAGATAGAGCGAGTAAACATTATAGAAGAGATACAAACATCATATTTCTTGACATGTGAAAATCTATCCCGTCTGAAGAATGTTGCACAGCCATCAATCGCACTTGTACTCCCGCTGAGAACCTATCAACGAGTAAGCTACGGTTAATAGACTCTCCAACATAAGTAGTGGGGGAATGGAATCAATGACCCAACCTCATTAGTCTTCCTCTTGTAGAGAGCTTGGTACCCATGTTTATCCAACTCAGGAGCAAATATTTCATGGAAATGATCACTTTGTACCTGCCagataaagaaagaagaatGAACATTTTG
This Brassica napus cultivar Da-Ae chromosome C6, Da-Ae, whole genome shotgun sequence DNA region includes the following protein-coding sequences:
- the LOC106428245 gene encoding DEAD-box ATP-dependent RNA helicase 52; amino-acid sequence: MSSSWADVSEAERAPSGWGYGNSRPSRTNYVPPHLRGRGPSPGSDRGGYGGGYGGRGGQGYGGRGGGGGGYVGRGGGGGGGWNNRSGGWDRRDTETNPFGNDRNVEPVADEQENTGINFEAYEDIPIETSGDNVPPPVNTFAEIDLGEALNLNIQRCKYVKPTPVQRNAIPILAAGRDLMACAQTGSGKTAAFCFPIISGIMKEQQRVERPRGVRGVYPLAVILSPTRELACQIHDEARKFSYQTGVKVVVAYGGTPVNQQIRELERGVDILVATPGRLNDLLERGRVSLQMVKHLALDEADRMLDMGFEPQIRKIVQQMDMPPPGVRQTMLFSATFPREIQRLASDFLSNYIFLAVGRVGSSTDLIVQRVEFVHDSDKRSHLMDLLHAQRENGNQGKQALTLVFVETKKGADSLENWLCMNGFPATTIHGDRSQQEREMALRSFKTGRTPILVATDVAARGLDIPHVAHVVNFDLPNDIDDYVHRIGRTGRAGNSGLATAFFNDNNTSMAKPLAELMQEANQEVPDWLSRYASRASFGGGKNRRSGGRFGGRDFRRESFGQGGGGGGGYYGGGGGGYGAVPGGGYGAMPGGYGNVPGGGYGAVPGGYVPYGRGGGAYYGGGYGTVPNQGYGPGVASAWD